The Raphanus sativus cultivar WK10039 chromosome 2, ASM80110v3, whole genome shotgun sequence genome includes a region encoding these proteins:
- the LOC108843015 gene encoding probable pectin methyltransferase QUA2, which translates to MSMPLQRGISGGVRVSDSSDDLRDSQMKDKEKESHLTLRFPFAFLFNNTQSPPKTEPYNARSRHRLMLLSLKISLVLIVILALAGSFWWTVSISTSSRGHVYHNYRRLQEQLVSDLLDIGEISAGPSKWKELEYCNSIEESENYVPCFNLSESLDRSCGSRQECLVSPPVDYKVPLRWPTGKDVIWYHNVKITADEVLTSGSINKRMMMMDDDQISFRSASPMFDEVEDYSHQIAQMIGIKNDNFIEAGVRTILDIGCGYGSFGAHLLSKQLLTMCIANYEASGSQVQLTLERGLPAMIGSFVSKQLPYPSLSFDMLHCSGCGIDWDQKDGVLLVEVDRVLKPGGYFVWTSPLTNARSKEDIKRWNFVRGFAESICWTLLSQQDKTVVWKKTVKTKCYSSRKPGVGPSVCSKGHDVESPYYRPLQMCLGGTRSRRWIPIEGRTKWPSRSSMNKTELSLYGLHPEEVGEDAANWKLNVRDYWSLLSPLIFSDHPKRPGDEDPSPPYNMLRNVLDMNAQYGGLNAALLEAKKSVWVMNVVPTAGPNHLAMILDRGFVGVLHDWCEAFPSYPRTYDLVHADNLLSLQTSQHRSSCSLLQILTEVDRLLRPEGWVIIRDTTQLVEAARALTTQLKWEARVVEVESNSEQRLLICQKPFNKRQSI; encoded by the exons atgtcaatgCCACTGCAACGTGGCATCTCAGGAGGAGTACGAGTCTCCGACAGCAGCGACGATCTCAGAGACTCTCAAATGAAAGACAAAGAGAAGGAAAGTCACTTAACCTTGAGGTTCCCTTTCGCTTTCCTCTTTAATAATACTCAATCTCCTCCCAAAACCGAACCTTACAACGCAAGGAGCAGACACAGGTTGATGCTTCTGTCTCTCAAGATCAGTTTGGTCCTAATCGTGATCCTCGCTCTAGCCGGTTCCTTCTGGTGGACGGTCTCTATCTCCACCTCTTCCAGAGGCCACGTGTACCACAACTACAGGAGGTTACAGGAGCAGCTCGTTTCGGACTTGTTGGATATTGGAGAGATCTCTGCTGGTCCTAGTAAATGGAAAGAGTTGGAGTATTGTAATAGTATAGAAGAGTCTGAGAACTATGTTCCTTGCTTTAATCTCTCTGAGAGTCTTGATCGGTCCTGTGGGTCGAGACAGGAGTGTTTGGTTTCACCTCCTGTGGATTACAAGGTTCCTCTTAGGTGGCCTACCGGTAAAGATGTTATATGGTATCATAACGTTAAGATCACTGCTGATGAGGTGTTGACCTCTGGTAGCATCAAcaagaggatgatgatgatggatgaTGATCAGATCTCTTTCCGTTCCGCGTCTCCTATGTTTGATGAGGTTGAAGATTACTCTCATCAGATTGCTCAGATGATTGGGATTAAGAATGATAACTTCATTGAAGCTGGT GTGAGGACTATATTGGATATTGGATGTGGTTATGGTAGCTTTGGAGCACATCTGCTCTCAAAGCAGCTCTTGACAATGTGCATAGCAAACTATGAAGCCTCTGGTAGCCAAGTTCAGCTAACACTTGAGAGGGGTTTACCTGCTATGATTGGTTCTTTTGTGTCAAAGCAACTGCCATATCCTTCTCTTTCATTTGATATGTTGCATTGCTCAGGATGTGGTATTGATTGGGACCAGAAAG ATGGTGTTCTCCTTGTGGAAGTTGACAGGGTACTGAAGCCTGGAGGTTACTTTGTTTGGACATCTCCGCTCACAAACGCTCGTAGCAAAGAGGATATAAAGAGATGGAACTTTGTTCGTGGTTTTGCTGAGAGCATATGTTGGACTCTTTTGTCTCAGCAAGACAAGACAGTTGTCTGGAAAAAGACAGTCAAAACAAAATGTTACAGTTCAAG GAAGCCTGGGGTGGGACCTTCTGTGTGTAGCAAAGGGCACGATGTTGAGTCTCCTTATTACAGGCCGCTTCAGATGTGTCTTGGTGGAACACGTAGCCGGAGGTGGATTCCCATTGAAGGCAGGACAAAATGGCCTAGCCGGTCTAGCATGAACAAGACTGAACTTTCACTATATG GTCTTCACCCGGAGGAGGTTGGAGAAGATGCAGCAAACTGGAAACTAAACGTGAGAGACTACTGGTCTCTCTTGTCTCCTCTGATATTCTCTGACCATCCCAAAAGACCAGGGGACGAAGATCCGTCTCCTCCTTATAACATGCTCAGAAACGTCTTGGACATGAATGCACAGTACGGTGGGCTCAATGCCGCCTTGTTGGAAGCAAAGAAATCGGTCTGGGTCATGAATGTTGTCCCTACAGCTGGACCAAACCACCTCGCAATGATCCTTGACCGTGGCTTTGTCGGAGTCTTACACGACTG GTGTGAAGCATTCCCGAGTTATCCAAGAACATATGATCTTGTCCACGCAGACAATCTTTTGTCCCTTCAGACAAGTCAGCACCGGAGCTCATGCTCACTTCTGCAAATATTGACAGAGGTTGATAGATTACTTCGTCCAGAG GGATGGGTGATAATCCGTGACACGACGCAGCTGGTTGAAGCGGCTAGAGCTTTAACAACGCAGTTGAAGTGGGAGGCTAGAGTCGTAGAGGTTGAGAGCAACAGTGAACAGAGACTCCTCATCTGCCAAAAACCGTTCAACAAGCGACAATCAATCTGA
- the LOC108840678 gene encoding uncharacterized protein LOC108840678 gives MVSRQEGALFSSKRDLKIFGEEFHKFKKTKLVDQSHGKLQSTRPIEPLPCPRTYLERTIEPKVYSRTSEDHMTNPKDLVVVGRPKMSLDLQLNLSPSYSPSKTTTKIVESSNHNVTVSSPNVKNLTSPREKTTLSWLAFDGGDDVDHKEQEMVPKVCMKCHMLVMLSTSTPVCPNCKFMHPRDHSSTKLFKPPNLLWLLC, from the exons ATGGTTTCTCGACAAGAAGGAGCCCTCTTCTCCAGTAAGAGGGATTTAAAAATCTTTGGAGAAGAGTTTCACAAGTTCAAGAAGACTAAACTAGTAGATCAATCACATGGTAAACTTCAGAGCACTAGACCAATAGAGCCTCTACCTTGTCCAAGAACTTACCTTGAACGAACCATAGAGCCTAAG GTCTATTCAAGAACATCAGAGGATCATATGACAAACCCAAAAGATTTGGTGGTTGTTGGACGACCTAAGATGAGTCTAGACCTTCAGCTGAACCTTTCACCTTCTTATTCACCTTCAAAAACCACTACAAAGATAGTTGAATCCTCAAATCACAACGTGACCGTGTCATCACCAAATGTCAAAAATTTGACAAGCCCGAGGGAGAAGACCACGCTGTCTTGGCTTGCGTTTGACGGTGGTGATGATGTTGATCACAAGGAGCAAGAGATGGTACCAAAAGTGTGCATGAAATGCCACATGCTGGTCATGCTGTCCACATCAACTCCTGTTTGTCCCAACTGCAAGTTCATGCACCCACGTGATCACAGCTCTACAAAACTGTTTAAACCACCAAATTTGCTTTGGCTCCTATGCTAG